TCGCTAGTGGTTTATTCCGATTTGTCGGTTACCACTTACGGTCcttcttaatttcattttctgaATATTTGGTGTTTGCATAATGATTTCTTGCCTTTTGTAAAGGAAGTTTGGAGTAGACCATATGAAGCGACGAGACTTATGAAGCTTGCTATTAGATTAAAAAGAACAAAGGTAACCCTTCATGCCtagaacataaatatttttggacAAGTGGAAGGCAATATAAAAGCCCTTGAGGAGAGAATAGAAGTCTTGGAGAATCAACTTTAGTCAAAGTTTTTTGAGGAGACTGAGGCAGATTTTTTAGCGACAAAAATTGAGATGCAAAATGTGAGAGAAGAGGCAAGCCTAGGTAGAATTGCTAAGAAAAATTGGTTCACAAAAGGAGATTAAAATTCTGTCTTCTTTCATTTAGTCATTAACCGGCGACGCCAAAAGGGCATGATTAAGAAGATGGTAATTTCGGATGGTAGGATCTTGGAAAATGATGAAGAAGTACACAATGGTAGAGAAGTCAGCTCTATTTGTGTCCAAGATGATTGCACCAAATCGGAAGCGTGTTTTGATGAGAATTACGGGTTTTTAAGGAAGGTAATTTTCCTATGACGTATTTGGGGGCTCCTTTGAATTCGGGTAGGTTGACAACTAGGCTATTCGAAACTCTTGTGGAAAAAGTGAGAAAGAAAATAGTTGGTTAGAAATTCCAGCTACTTTCGCCAGGTGCAAGGCTGATTCTTGTCAAGCATGTGGTATTGAGCATGCCTATTCATTTGATGTCTGTGATGAATGTTCCGGTAGCTATTTTATCCTGTATAAATTCActtcttataaattttttatagggGAGACGAATAACAAAAGGAAGTTCCACTGGCTGTCATGGAAAAAAGTGTGCAAGCCTACAAAGGAAAGGAGTTGGGGTGTACGAGATTTTAAAGATGTGCAACAATCACTTCATATGAAGTTTGCTTTCTGTCTTTTATCTGTTAATaacttgtggactgattttttGTAGGCCAAGTATTTCCGTAATGAGCATGTTTCAGTAGAAAATGGGCGTCTCACGGATTCCCATTTTTGGAAATCAATTATTTCAGTTTTACCAGAAGTGATGGAAAATGTGAAGGTTTTGGTGAGAGGTGGGAATGCTTCCTTCTGATTTGATAGATGGTTGTCATCGGGCTTGTTATCAACAAAAGTTCAAGACTTGCCAACGTCAAGTCGTGTATTAGTGACTGTTGGCAGAATAATTCTTGGAATATGGACTTGTTAAGGGATTTAGTTGGTATTGATATGGCAATGGAGATTATTCAAAATGTACAGGTTGGAAGAAGAGGGTTAGATATAGTTGTTTGGAAACCATCCCTTGATGCAAAATTCTCAATAGCTACGGCATGGGTGGTGATACGGAACAAATGGCAGATACTTCTGGGCTATGGATGGTTTTTGCATAAAAGTTTGCCTAAACAGATACCTATTTGTATGTGGAGgatttggtttaactctttggctGTGGATGTGAGAGTTTAGACAAAAGGTGTGCCTTCAATTTCTACTTATGATTGTTGCTCACAGCGTCAAACTGAAAGTATCGATCATATTTTCTCTTGGGAAGAGATAGCAGCTCAAGTCTAGTCTTATGCAAGTAAAGATTAGGGGTACAGTCGACACAACATTGGCCATAGAAAACTAGAGTTTTGAACTGGTTTCATTATACAAAGAAATCATCTATTAAATGTACGCTAATTGAATTAATTCATTGTTTAATTACTTGGTGTCTATGGAAGAGAAGatgtaaaatgaaaatggagGGGAAGTCTAAGAATGCTAAATAGGTTTAGCGAGCCATGCGGGTATGGATAAAATTACTGGGCAACAACATTTACTCAACCCATAGTCTTTTAGAACATGACATAGCGATCCTTGAGAATTCTCAGTTGCAATGTCCTATAAATGTTTCAAGACCaggaaaaattttcaaatggtCTAGGCCTCCTACAGATTGGATAAAGCTTAGTTACAACGGTAGTTGTCGTGGTAACCCGAGAAATATGGAGGTGGTGGCATAATTAGATATAGTAATGGAATGATGAAAGGGGCTTTCTCAACTCATTATGGAGATGGCACTAATAATGGTGCGGAATTGGAGGCTATTGTGGAAGGTATTCAACTGTGTAAAAGGCTTCAAAtggttaatattattattaaaattgacTAAAAAAGTATTGTCGATTGGATCTGAAAGGGGAGGTGCACATTGTGGCATCTCTGAGATTTTGGGGAAGAATTATGTAGGGAGTTGAATTATATGGTTGCACATCAATTCCGTGCAGCAAACTATGCGGCAAATTTTTTAGCACGAGAAGGAGAAATGgggaaaaatgaaatatatgataGCATTCAAAGATTCCCTTGGATTTTAAAAGGCAACGTCCAGATTTACTTTTGGGAACTTCCTTCATTTCGTTTTTAATTGTTTATGGGTTTGTTTATATCTGTTTATGGTTTTTTATTGGTTTGTTGGTTTTGATTTTATCTAGGCTTCTTTAGAATTTTATTGCATTCCTTTTTATAGGCCTGtttagtttcattttatttgtttttcctgTTTGGTTTGGTTGGTTTGTATTTGGGAGGTTTTTAGATCTGTATTTGTATACTCCCAGATGCTTGGTTTGTAACCAATGTATTCATCTTCATAAGTGAGtgtatttttaataaacttaGGACTAGGCCACTAGGACATGTGGCTACCAGCTCTtcgttaagaaaaataaaaaataaaaataaataaataaaactagatgTGTGTTGGTTTTTACATGTTGTTGGTGATGCTTTTGATAGACCAGTGGCTGCCTAGTGTTTGTGTTGTAGGCTTATTGTAGAGATTTTGGATTTTAGGGTTTCTTCAAGTTTTTATACTTCTGTTTGACATAGCACCACTTGAATTTAGTGTTTGTGGTTTTGGAGTTTGTTTCTGTCAATGATTTTCTAGTTCGAATTCTTGGATTTGGTTAAAGACTCCTGAGTTCTAGTGATTAGCAAAGGTGACAACTGCAATGGTACAACATTTTGAGTTCAATTCCTGAGttccacaattttttatttaaaatttttaacaattgttttattttaagaagTACAATGAGCATATATAGCTCCACTTGAGCCTTACTTAAATAACTAGTGAATTTAAAATGTGCTAAATTAGGGTTATTCTTCTCGACATGAATAAGGAAGCTCAATTGTAAATAATTTAAAGTTGTGCTAGAAAATGGAAGGAAGGAAACCAAGTTAATAAAAACTGGTTCATCTGTTGCATAATAATTTTGTGTTATCCTCCCCTTGTAATTTTATTCTTACATTTTAATGAGTAGACCTTATAGATTATGAACTAAGTGTTCAATGTGGATAGAATGATTGACGTTGTCTAAAATGTGATGAGGTTTGGTTGGAGTGCCAAGTTGTTTGGGAATCTCGGTGTTTGTGGGTACTAAGAATAGATTATGATTTGGATCATGTGGATTCCCATTGTATTTGGCTGGTTAGTGTGGCTCGACTGACCTATGATGCTTGTACCATGCCTCAAAAGATTTTAACTCTTATGATGATGTATTTACTGTGACATTACATACTTTTTGTATGCTTAAAACTTGCAACTACATTCTTCTACTTCACCTAATTTTTATTTCAGATTTAACTCCCTTTTGTATGCACTTGGTTTTTTATGTTGGGATTGGGTTTATTGCATCTTTACTTTTTGTATTCTTTGTTGGAGTTTTTGTTTCATCCTAAATTTGGATCACCATTTCCTCACTTGGAGAATGGTTCGTAAAACAGATGCGTCTGTCTTGATTTCTtatcttaattttttgaatGAGATATGAGAACTGACATGGAAGACAAATCATTACAAGTGCCTTTTTTTTCCCTAGAAGTTAGAATAACATATTGTTTTTTAGAAATAtcccaatttttttattaactgACTCCCGAttccttttatttattgtaagaaTGTGAGAGTTGCAATGTATTTTATAGTGATTATGAAGTTTCAACTGTTGCAGGGGTGGAATATTTGAATGTATTTTTGTGAACAATAGTCCCTACTCACTACTagcatttctatttttattgctTATCTTAGCAAAAAGTAAAAGTATAACTTTGTAACTTCAAATTGTATGAGTATATTCAATTGTTCCTTTGCTAATCGTACaatgtatcatttttttttttttatttgcttttgtgTGTGCATGCAAACGTAGATCTTgatatttttccatttccaatAATTGTGTCAATACCATAATATTGTTCATCTGGGTTGATCAATTATATTTTCATCTAAAGTCTATAAGCATAgtgcaaataaaaaattattgtcaATGTTAATCATAAGCATAGTTCATCTAGGTTGGTCAATCATAAGAAAAGTTTATAAGAATAGTTTATCTAGGTTGTTCAATCTTAATTTTCATCTAGTTTAAACATATAACTCCAAGTCAAGGACCCTTGAAAGTTCTATTGTGTCCTTAATGAATTGATATTATTCCAtctaaaaatgcaaaaaataagtTTTGGACTGCTTTAGCACAAGTAGAATCATTACATCCAATTGGTGCCATGGAGCAAAAGAGGGTATTAATTTTGTTTGTCCTTTAATTTTGTAGTCGTTTGGGTTGATTTACATACTTACATTCTTTTTTGGCCTTTTTACATTGAGTAGGACAAactaatatataaagaaattgaGAAGGCTAATTACACTATGAAACACTGTTGGTGTCTTTTAAGATACCAACCAAAATGGTAGCAATGTATGTTGATGTTGTCAACGAGGAGAAAACCTCCTTGAAAATGTGCAACCATTCCAGACTCAAGCCCACTAGAAGACGACACTTTAGATAACAATGTTGAAGTCATTGGTGGCAGACCTCCAGGCAAGAAATgtaagaaagaaatgaagagaaagaGGAAGTCCTTAGAAGGGTTAGAGGCTGAATTTAATAATGTCTTAACTCTCATGATCAACGACAGAAGCATTTGCATGGTGGAGAGAAGAAAATCGGTATGGAAATTATGAAATTATATCTTGCTAGTATGAATGCAATGCTGCAAGActatttccaaaattttcagaagaattaagtatatataaatagactaataatagtttagtatgTATAAACATTATAGTATTACCACCATAGATAATTAAGTATAGAAATGAATTAGGCACTATTATTGAAATAAGTCTAATGTAAAAAGagttaataacacataatactaatttactaaagtataatagCATGCAATTAGACAGTACAAAGTCcagtatataattaagttagaagtaagttagacattagtataaaataataacttgtaatactgtagtataataacatgtaattagacactagaaataagtctagtatagaaATTTGGAGTGttgttgaaaatttggaatgggaacatttaatttggttttcttttcttcaaacacaacttatttcttttgttgttgttgggtTTCTATTTTTGTTGGAATGGGAACTTAAAAAATGTTAGTTGTTGTTATAGTTGTgaagaaataatattattggTGCTGATTGTGTTTCAGCAATTTGTTATTGGATAATTTAGATGATGGATGATAGGTTGATTGGATAATTTGGGAGGCTTGTTGTGTTTCAGCACAACTTGGAATGGGAAGAATCCttgaatatttgatttgtttgttgtttgAATGAGAACATGtgattgattttaatttgtgttgttggttgttgTAGTTGGGAACAAGTAACAATATCTGGTAGCTGTCTGTATGtcattagttttctttttaaataaagacTATATTAATATTCTTAAACCAAGTCTTTAATACAGTGAGGAATTAGATCAAAAGAGGTGGTATAACCACTGATGCATAACGCATCCCTACTTAAGGCATGAGCAACAGAATTGTTTGCTCTCACAGTGTGCCTTGCTAACCAAGATGAAAAGGAGTTCAGGGTTGTTCTTGTGTCTAAAATGAGTTGACCTGTGTATGTATGGGTTTCTGTTGACGAGTTGAGGCCTGACACCACTTGCAGTGAGTCCCCTTCCATGATGATGTCTCTATGTCCGATGGCCTTGCAAAATAGGGAGGCTTGCAGTGCTGCAAAAGCTTCTGCCATTAATGGATCAGGGAATAGATTGCGTTGCATTCTGAGGGTGGCCAGTACTCTGCCTTCCCAATCCCTTATGACTGCTCCCACTCCCACTGTGCAGGTAACTTAGAGATTGATGCATCCCAGTTTAGCTTTACTTTGCCTGGAGGAGGAGCTTCCCATCTAGGACTACACTGACTGGAGATTGACTGAGGCTTACCCTGTTGAGAAATCTGTCGTAGCTCCTCTAATAGATAGGTGGATTGCTGGGATACCTTTGAAGGGTGTTGTAGAATTTGTTTGAACACCAATTCATTCCTCCTCTTCCATATGAGCCACGAGGTGACAGCAAAAGCTTTCAGGTCCTCTATGTCCAAAGCCTCTATGAATACTTCAACTAGCTCTTTGAAGTGGTGGAAGAGGGGGCTAGCTTTCTACAACTTCCTTGAGCTTAGTGACCACACGTCCCTGGCTGAGGGGCAGCTCCACAGGATGTGCTCCACTGTTTCTGGTTGCACACTGCAAACTGGGCAGGCAGGGTCTTCCACTGCTTTCCTCTTCACCAGATTGTCTCGAGTAGGGATTCCATTGAGGCAAGCCCTCCAGAGGAAGGTTTTGGTGGCATTGGAGACTTTTAGATTCCAAACTTTGGTCCAAAGGGGCTTAGAAGGGCTTGGGGTTGAAGATTGACCACACAGTTGCTCATCCATCTCAGGAAGAAGATGGTAAGCACTCTTGACACTGAATTCACCCGAAGTGGTGCACTTCCACATCCTCTTATCTGGTTTGGGGTAAGGACTGAGTGGTATGGCTATGATGTATTCAGCTTCTTCCTTTGTGAACATGGCATAAATAAGGTCTCTCTTCCACTGGTTAGTAGAGCCACTGATGAGATTAGAAACTTTGGTGTCAGCCTGCAGGAACCTGACTGAAATGGGAGTTCTGTAGATCAACTCTCTTAAAAGCCACCTGTCATTCCAAATTTCAGTAAAGGCCCCATCACCTATTCTCCACACCAATCCCTCTTTAAGTAATGATCTCGCTGCTAGGAAACTCTGCCAGAGGTATGAAGAGTTTTGTCCTAACTTTGTGGAGAGGAAAGAGCTGTTACTAAAGTACTTTTCCTTAAGAACCTTTGCAGCAAGGGAGTCTGGGTTGTTTACAACTCTCCAACCTTGTTTGGCGAGAAGGGCTAGGTTGAAATTGGAAAAATCCCTAAGGCCCAGGCCACCTTGGCTCTTTGCTTTCTTTAGCTGGTTCCAATGGATCTAGTGTATCTTATGTTTCTGTGGTTTGTGATTCCACCAGAAGCTTCTCACCATCTTGTTAAGTTCCTATAGCAGGAGTCTTGGGAGCTTGAAAATCCCCATGCTGTACTTAGGGATGGCCTGAATGATGGATTTGATGAGTATTTCTTTCCCAGCTTGGGAAAGGAACTTGTTCTTCTAGTTGGAGATTATGTCCTGCACCTTGTCCAGGATTCCTTTGAAAGATTGAGCTCGGGACTTGCCTATGAGGGCAGGTAGGCCCAAGTACTTTTCATATGAGGAAGTGCCCCTTATCCCTGCTATACTGGTAATGAATGCCTTGGCTTCCTCCTTGGTGTTTTTGCTGAAATATATAGAAGTTTTGTCCTTGTTGAGCCTCTGACTGGAGGCAAGTTCATAGACTTTCAGCAAGTTGTAGAGCCTACTCCATTCTACAGGGTTAGCTTTGCAAAACAAGAGGTTGTTATCTACAAAAAACAAGTGGTTAATTGAAAGAGATTTCCTTCTGATTGGTAGTCCAGTGATAAGGCCCGAGCTCTCAGCTTTGTTTAGCATGCAACTCAGCACTTCTGAGCACAGGATGAAAAGGTAGGGGGataggggatccccttgcctcagcCCTCTTGTTGGATAGAATGTGTCTTGAGGAGTACCATTGAAAATGAAAGAGTAAGACACTGATTCTACACACCTCATGATCAGATTTACCCACTTCTGGTCTAGACCAACTTGATGCAAGACTGATTTAAGGAAGGGCCACTCAATTctatcataggctttgctcATGTCGAGCTTCAGTGCCATAAAGCCATCCCTGCCCTTTAATCTAGCCTTCATTGTATGTAGTGACTCGAAAGCCACTATTATGTTGTCTGTTATCAGCCTACCTGGGACAAAGGCTATCTGGGTTGGAGAAATTATTGCTGGCAACACTAGTTTCAACCTGTTTGCCACAGTCTTTGTTATTATCTTGTATAGGACATTATAGAGGCTGATGGGCCTGAAATCTGTCACTAGGGAAGGGGATGGTTTCTTAGGGATCAAAGCAATGAGAGTGTCACTCAGGCCATTTGACCATTGGCCTTTGTTTAGAACTTCTAGGGCAGCAGAGGTGACTCAAGGTCCTATGGTGGGCCAATGATCTTGGTAGAAACACGTAGGGAAGTCATCTGGTCCAGGTGAGCCTAGGGGATTCATGTTGAACAAGGCTTTCTTGACTTCAGCTGTAGTGAAGGGTCTAGCAAGGGTAGTACTCATCTCTGTGTTGATTTTTCTAGGCATAGTCCCTGTCAACTTAGCAATGCCTTTTGGGCTTGATGAGGTGAAGAGCTCTTGAAAGAAGCTGATCTGAAAAATTTGGCTAATCTCCTTCTGATTAGTGGTCTCATTTCCTGCTATATCCCTTATGTTGCAGATGGGGTTCTGTTTTCTCCTTTGGCTGGCACACTTATGGAAGAAAGAAGTGTTTCTATCCCTACCTCTCAACCAGTTTTGCTTGGCCCTTTCCTGCCACTTGGATTTTTCTGTCTCTAACAGTAAGTCCACTTCCTTCTGAAGTATTTTTATTTCTGTGTAAAGGTGCCCCTCATTAGTTTCTTTGAGGGAGCTGAGAATTGACAGTTTTTCCTTAATGAGTGCCCCTTGACTTCTTCTCATTTCCATGCTCCAAATCTTCAAGCCCTCTTGGCAAAACCTTAAACCAGTGATGGAGTCTGTTAGAGTGCCTGACTGGCAGTTGTCATGCCCCAGTGTTGTTTGATTAGGGCCTCACACCCCCATTTTTTACTCCATGATGCTTCATACCTGAAAGGTCTCACACGTTTAAGAGTTCCTTGGTTGATCTTGACCTGAACCATGATGGGTCTGTGATCTGAGGAGGCTGCTGTCAAATGAAGAACTGAATGATACTCGAACTTGTCTAAACATGCTGTGTTCCCTAAGGCCCTATCTAATCTTTCTTTTGTGAACTGCTCTCCATTCCTGTTGTTTGCCCAGGTATACTTGTCCCCTTCGAACCCCAAGTCATTTAAGTCACACTAAGCTAGAGTTGATCTAAAGTCCCTGATTTGCCTGTAGGGCCTATGTGCTACCCCATGTTTTTCATCAATGATGGTTATCTCGTTGAAATCACCAAAACACAGCCAAGGGACATTTGTTGTAAGGACAAACTCCCTAAGCAGGAGCCAAGTTTCACTTCTCTTGGTTGTGTTTGGGTGGCCATAGAAACCTGTTATCAACCAGGGAGCTTTGTCACTAGGCAATTTGATGGTTGCTGATATGTGCCAACTGGTGTATGTTGAGATATTAAACTCGATGTTAGAACTCCAAAGGAAAGCCAAACCACCACTTCTGCCTCTACTGTTCACTGTGAAGCAGTTGTCAAAACCCAGCTTATTTCGAATGAACTCCATTCTGTCTCTACTACATTTGATCTCAATGAGAAAGATCAAATCTGGGGACTTAGCTTTCACCAACAGGTAAAGCTCATGAATTGTCTGGGagttcccaagcccccggcaATTCCAACCCATGCAATTCATTAGACTTGGTGGAGGCTCCACCTCAAGTCCCTGGTTTTGGCTCATGTCAGGGATGAGCTTGGTTTTGAGTCTTTTAGAGACATGGGTGTGGGACCTTGTCTCGATTAGAGATGCTGGTCTTTTGGCTTTGATAGGAGATGGAATGGAATTTTGGGTATTGGTGATATCTAAGTGGGTTGGGCTCTGTTTTCTTGCCTTCCTCTTCTATGTATTGCTTTTTTTAGAAAGGGGAGTTGGCTTTGGTCCAGCCTTGTTGGAAGGATTACTGAGAAAGGTAAGTTTTGGGCTCAAGGAGGACACTTCTTTACCCCTCTTGTTCTCTACAGTGGGCTGGCAGTTatcaaaagcattaaaaaggaAAGGATGTTGTGAGGGGCGAACCTAAACAGTATCCTCTGGGGCCTTTAGTTGATCCATGATTGTTTCTGCATGTTTCCCAGGGTTTAAGGGGTCTGCATGCCTACTTGTGTTGTTTGCAAGTTGCTCAGCTGGCGTGACTCTGGCCTGACTTGTTTGACTAGGGGTAACCCGTGTACTTTCTGAGCCGTAGGCACTGGCAAGGATGTCATGCCATGCCTCCTCAACAACTCCTTCTGACAGTGACCTTCCATGGCCATCTCTCTCTGCACTTTCTCTATCCGCCTGTTTCCAAGGGTGTGCACCCTAAGATTGGTTTTCCGGTGAACCTCCATACTTCTTTACTGAAACTTGAGGTGGGAATAGGTCGGGAGCTCTCATCCATTGACCATATTGGTCTTGGGATTGGTTGTTTAGTCCAAAGTTAGGGCATTTGCCATTGGCATGTTTGAATAGACCACATTTAAAACAGAAATTGGGCAGACGTTCGTATTTGAAATGAGACCAGAGTTGTTTACCTCCTGAGTTAACCATCCTACCCCGAACCAGTGGCTTGGTGACATCCACGTCTACTTTGAGTCTGAGGTAGCTCCCCCAACCGTGTCCCTGGTCATCTACTTCCACCGTATGTACCTTGCCAGTGGCTTCTCCTATCTTTTCCCCCAGTTGTCTATTCATGCCTGCGAAGGGGAGGTTGTGTGCTTGTACCCAAAACGGCTCTGTGATGAACTGCACTTCGTTGGGAGGCAAGTCACTCTCGAAGTCCTTAAGACATATAAGGTGGCGGTCAAAGGACCATGGCTTGCCATGTAGAACTTTCTTCTTATCGGACAAAAGTTGGAACTCTAGTAAGAATTTGTTGGGGCCAAATTCTTTAAAGGTTATCCAGCCAGATGTATTCCACACTTTTGCCATTGTACTTTTGAATGCTTCTCGGTTCACTGTTCTATCGTTGAGGATTGAACCAAGGAGGCACAAGTGACCTCTCAATTTGGAAGACAAGGCTTCTTCCTCCGGTAGGAACAGCTCCTGCTGCTCTGCTTCTGTAAGTTTTAGGGAGCTCCACCTTAGTGCAAGCTCTTCTTCCATGGTGAACCTCTCAGGACTGTAGTCCAAGAGACTAGAGCTTTATCAAGCGACAAAGTAGAGAACCCCACTCGACCGAGGAGGATCGAAAAGTTATCTGGGCACCGTATGTCATTAGTTTTGGTTATATAACTTACGTTTTAGTTGTGGGCCTTTGGCTTGTAAGTTGTAGAAAACCAGTCGagattggttttaatttttgttatgttattttaattagtagtgAATGATTTGGTTTTGCAGTTTTGGTTATATTCTTAGtaaaattgaagtaaatcagCCGTGAATGATTTAGTTTTTGAAAAAACTGAAATTTGAACACccacataaaattattttttaaaaaattgattaaatatGAAGCTAAAGAAAAGACCCAAGAAGTCCAATCCAACTTCGCTCTGATAAGTAAGAGTCGGATCAAGGCCTACATAAGTTAGAGTCGAAGTTAGATTTAGGAGATTATGACTCTAGCTTGGTCGGTGCTCACccctcactacaacaaattgatGTTTTTGTGACGGACAAaatcgtaaaaaaaaaaaaaagaagaagaaaaaaaaagccaaatCATCACATACAAAATGTTTCATGATGGTTAAAAACCTTCCTTGTACTGACTCAACAATCATCACAAAAAACGTTTTTTGTGATAGTTTATGACCCAATGTTTAATTGAAGGTTTGAACATGAtcaattttttgtgacagtCGATTTCCATCACAAAAGTAAGTTTGAATGTACCCACAAATTTATAAATCTACATTTAAAGATAATAACTGAATGTATCTTTCTTACACTCGATATCACATAGGAAGATGAATAAGGTAACTAAGTGAAGACAAAATTATGTCACTCTCCCCTACTTTAGGGCACAGTTGAGTTTCTTTCTTAGGCATATAATATAGATATAGCCCACTAATTAACCGCTAGGCAAGCAACTTCAATCACTGAGCCAAGCGAGGGAAGAACAAACAATCCTTACTTGCTTGGGGTAAGAAGGTAGACATTATAAAAAGCCATTGACCCTTAACACACTAAGAATGCTTCCaataaaaagagaatgaaaaacGACTTCTTGCTTGAACTTAATCCTGATAGCTAAACTAACATGGAGAGAGCGCTTTCTCCCCGACGAACAGGAGAGGGAAGCGTTTGAACATGAATTtaataatgttcgaacgtaaatatgAAAATGTTTGAACATCAATATATAGTTCACATTAAGACGTGAacttaaaaatgtttgaacatcCATATCTTAACGTTTGAGTGTGAAAATTTCAATCTTTTAATAAGaatttgataatattaaaatatcatttattttaatttttaaacttattatttatattatttaatgtagaATAAAACATACTTTCATATTTCAACATACAAATGTTATAAATCCACCGACaacaaattttaattcaataataGGAAACATGACAAAAGTTTggtaataattaaaatttttttatagaagcataaaaacacacaaaatgtACAgtaatcatcaaaataaaataaataaataaacataatgATTGTTTAGACATGattgaaaacaaataaatacatcataataaaatttatcttttaattaggTGGATCAGAGACGTTCGTTGCTCGGACTAGCGGCCCATGATGACTTTGTTTTGCAGTATAAAGTGAGCTTAGTTTCCAGAATTTATGAGTACGCGGTTTGTGTGATAttaagtagaattatttttaaataagtataaagtaattaattatat
This Carya illinoinensis cultivar Pawnee chromosome 11, C.illinoinensisPawnee_v1, whole genome shotgun sequence DNA region includes the following protein-coding sequences:
- the LOC122281317 gene encoding uncharacterized protein LOC122281317, whose protein sequence is MSQNQGLEVEPPPSLMNCMGWNCRGLGNSQTIHELYLLVKAKSPDLIFLIEIKCSRDRMEFIRNKLGFDNCFTVNSRGRSGGLAFLWSSNIEFNISTYTSWHISATIKLPSDKAPWLITGFYGHPNTTKRSETWLLLREFVLTTNVPWLCFGDFNEITIIDEKHGVAHRPYRNGEQFTKERLDRALGNTACLDKFEYHSVLHLTAASSDHRPIMVQVKINQGTLKRVRPFRFCQEGLKIWSMEMRRSQGALIKEKLSILSSLKETNEGHLYTEIKILQKEVDLLLETEKSKWQERAKQNWLRGRDRNTSFFHKCASQRRKQNPICNIRDIAGNETTNQKEISQIFQISFFQELFTSSSPKGIAKLTGTMPRKINTEMSTTLARPFTTAEVKKALFNMNPLGSPGPDDFPTLKLVLPAIISPTQIAFVPGRLITDNIIVAFESLHTMKARLKGRDGFMALKLDMSKAYDRIEWPFLKSVLHQVGLDQKWVNLIMRCVESVSYSFIFNGTPQDTFYPTRGLRQGDPLSPYLFILCSEVLSCMLNKAESSGLITGLPIRRKSLSINHLFFVDNNLLFCKANPVEWSRLYNLLKVYELASSQRLNKDKTSIYFSKNTKEEAKAFITSIAGIRGTSSYEKYLGLPALIGKSRAQSFKGILDKLKKAKSQGGLGLRDFSNFNLALLAKQGWRVVNNPDSLAAKVLKEKYFSNSSFLSTKLGQNSSYLWQSFLAARSLLKEGLVWRIGDGAFTEIWNDRWLLRELIYRTPISVRFLQADTKVSNLISGSTNQWKRDLIYAMFTKEEAEYIIAIPLSPYPKPDKRMWKCTTSGEFSVKSAYHLLPEMDEQLCGQSSTPSPSKPLWTKVWNLKVSNATKTFLWRACLNGIPTRDNLVKRKAVEDPACPVCSVQPETVEHILWSCPSARDVWSLSSRKL